In Schistocerca nitens isolate TAMUIC-IGC-003100 chromosome 10, iqSchNite1.1, whole genome shotgun sequence, a single window of DNA contains:
- the LOC126210500 gene encoding probable 39S ribosomal protein L49, mitochondrial, which translates to MAALRVGIRSCTTLFTPNSCLCGHYGLYRDVSRLKTLPSLRMVLSRNSSYRSSSEEGPKELYTGFEISSSPEEWQWVERLLGPKVVPQPKPKADYPSGWKPPSDAALSLPYFVKRNKNYMLPVYLNIKFRGQRRITVVRNIQGDIWLMERELREHLESVVKKPVVTMVHEVCCLIKVKGDVYLPVEQWLYQKGF; encoded by the exons ATGGCAGCCCTCAGAGTGGGTATAAGGAGCTGTACTACGCTATTTACGCCAAACTCGTGTTTGTGCGGTCATTATGGTCTTTATCGAGATGTCAGTCGTCTTAAAACGTTACCCTCCCTTCGCATG GTCTTGTCTAGAAATTCCTCGTATAGATCTAGTTCCGAGGAAGGCCCCAAGGAATTGTATACGGGCTTTGAAATCTCCAGCTCACCCGAGGAATGGCAATGGGTAGAAAGACTTTTGGGGCCAAAAGTTGTACCGCAGCCAAAGCCGAAGGCAGATTATCCATCTGGCTGGAAACCACCTTCAG ATGCTGCTTTATCACTACCATATTTTGTAAAACGGAATAAGAACTACATGCTGCCAGTGTATCTGAATATTAAATTCAGAGGACAGCGGCGTATAACTGTAGTTCGCAATATCCAAGGTGACATATGG CTGATGGAACGTGAATTGAGAGAGCATCTGGAATCTGTTGTAAAGAAACCTGTTGTTACAATGGTCCATGAGGTCTGCTGCTTAATAAAAGTCAAAGGAGATGTTTATTTACCTGTGGAGCAGTGGCTTTATCAAAAGGGCTTCTAG